The window TTTGTACTGCTGTCTGGGAATCAAATCCTTGAGCCTCTCGCATATTTCCCGACCTCGAGACTCAACCTTGGATTTGTGTATTATGCACGACAGCGCATCAACGGGCTCGGAGTTAATAAGAATGGTAAGTTTAGATATCTCCGTTGGCACGTAGCCGTCTACGTACCAATCCAAACTCGCATATCCCTTGGAAACGGATTTCAGCGAGTCATAAAAGTCAAATACCACCTCCGCCAGGGGCAGGCGATATTTTAGCAGGGCCATGCTGCCGGTGTAAGACAAATCCACCTTCTCCCCACGCTTACTATTGCAAAGGGCAAGTATTGAACCAAGATATTGATCAGGCACCATAATTGTTGCCGCGATCCAAGGCTCCTCTACCCCAAGTATTTCGTGGGACTCAGGCAGATCATTCGGATTATGAACCTCCTTAGTAACACGGTGCTTGTCGGTAACCCTATACACGACGCTGGGCGCGGTTGCGGTAAGATCGAGATCAAACTCGCGCTCCAGCCTTTCCTGCACCACTTCCAGATGCAGCATGCCCAAAAACCCGCAACGAAAGCCGTACCCGAGCGCAGTAGAGCTTTCCATATCGAACGTGAAGCTTGAATCATTCAACTGCAACTTTCCCAATGCTTCTCGCAGGTGTTCGAAGCTACTTGCATCCACCGGAAATAGGCTACAAAAGACCACTGGACACGTAGCCCTGAACCCGGGAAAAGGGTTGTCACATCGCCGGGAATCCTCGGTCAGGGTATCGCCAACTTTACAGTCTGCTATTTCTTTTATCCCCGCGGTGATGAATCCTATTTCACCCACAGATAGAGAATCTACCATCTGTTTGTTCGGGGTAAACACCCCAACATTATCCACCTGGTATACCGCCCCCGTAGACAGCATAGCCACCTTCATGCCCCTTTTTAGCACCCCATCCTTTACACGCAGCAAAATAACAATGCCAAGGTATGGATCATACCAACTATCGACCAAAATCGCCTTCAGCGGGGCATTTGCATCCCCAACAGGAGCCGGCAACCTGTGGACTATTGCTTCCAAAACATCACTAATACCCATCCCGGTTTTTGCGGAAATCAGCAGCGCGCCGCTTGCATCCAAGCCGATAATTTCTTCAACTTGTGACTTTACCCTCTCAGGATCAGAAGACGCGAGATCGGCCTTATTGAGTACAGTAACGATTTCGTGATCATTCTCTATCGCCTTGTAGACGTTGGCCAACGTCTGAGCTTCAACCCCTTGACTGCTATCGATTACCAGTAGTGACCCCTCACACGCCGCCAGGCTTCTACTAACCTCATATGAAAAGTCAACATGCCCTGGCGTGTCAACAAGGTTAAGATGGTAGACGACGCCATCCTTAGCGGCATACGTCAACCTTACAGTCTGGGCCTTTATAGTTATGCCACGTTCCCGCTCTATGTCCATGGAATCGAGCACCTGGTCCTTCATATCGCGGTCCGACAGCGCATTACAAGCCTCTATTAGCCTGTCAGCCAGGGTAGATTTTCCGTGATCTATATGCGCTATAATAGCAAAATTTCGTATAGTGCTTTCGCCCACCACAAGCCCAAAAATAGCGTCTTTGAGAGTTTAAGTCACTATCTCTCCCCTTTCAACGTAATAATTCTCCTTAGGTTCTCGGGCGTGCTACCGGACCACCGATTTACTGCATGATCCAGAACATGTGGCACCAGCTTCTACTTGTTACCCTTCAGCACAACAATTTCAAATTGTACGGGAGCGCCGGCGGCATCATGCTCGTTTATAGACTGCTTATATAGGCCCCATGCTCGTTCCATAACATTCCTGCTAAGCGGCTCATAATTTCGGCGTATGGTGTTGCCCTCCCCCATATTTTTGAGGCCATGAAATAGGTCATACAGACTATTATAAGCCATTTCAACAGTACTAACTTCTGCAACAAGCCCGGAAAGGCCACAAAGTTGCAGACACTCAAGCATATAGGGGGTAGAGTGAAAGGGTTGGATTCTGGGCGCAACACGCAGCCCCTCAGCGGAGGCCAAGGCTTTTTTAACCCCATACAGAGTCCCACTGCCAAAGGTTGCTGCGACGAAAGCCCCACCACCCCTGAGCATAGCGCGAACTCGTGCAAACACCCTGGCCAAATCATTAACGTTATGCAAGGAAAGATTACTGATGACAAAGTCGAAGCTGCAATCCTTGAAGGGCAGCGCTTCGTCGTCAGCAACAACTAGGAGCCCCCCGCCCACACCAGCAAGCATCTCAAGCGAAACATCACACTGAACTATGCCAGAGCCATCAGGCAAAATGCGCGACAGCTCGCTGGCCACAAGGCCATTCCTGCATCCCAAGATCAGCACGCTGACAGGACAATTCCGCAAGAGGATAGCCACTCTGTCACAAATGAGAGCGGCCACCTCAAAAAAAAGCGGAGCTGAAGCGAAGCACGCACGGGCCCTGCGGTGCCTTACAAGCCTCCTATCGAAGGACACTCAGCCTAAAAGAACCTGGGCTTTTTGTTGCCACCAGAGGCATGCTGCGGCCCCCCACCCCTGTGCCTGTCATTACCATTTACAGGATCCGAGGCGCCAACGTGCGAAGAAACACCGTAGTATCCGCCACTGCCGCCAGAACTTCCAGCACTGCGACGACGTGCGGGCCTACCCCCACTACCGCTCCGTCTTCTCTCCCTAGCAGGGCCTGTAGCATACTCCCGAAACCCAGAAGAAGAGGTACCGCCAGCATCACCAGACTGTGTACCACCCTTTTTGTGAGGGGAATATGGCTCACAATCTAGAAGGTCCCCACTATCTTGATCAACCCTACGCATTGAAAGCTGCACGTGATCCTTATCGATACCGATAACAAGAACCTTCACCTTATCATCGACAGCCAGGACATCGGACACTGAACCTATGTGCTCGTTTTTTATCTCGCTAATGTGCACAAGCCCTCTTCTGCCACCCAAGAAGCTGACAAACGCACCATACTTGGCAATTTCGCTGATCACACCGCTGAAAACCTTACCGACCTCAGGCTCAGAGACTATGCACATTATCATGTTCTTCGCCTCTTCAACGGCATCCCTACTCACAGCGTATATCATAACGGTGCCATCTTGAGATATTTCAATCTTAACGCCAGTCTTCTCACAAATTTCCCTGACGTTCTTCCCACCGGTACCTATAACGTTCTTGATCTTATTCTTGTCAATGATCATGGATTCCATTCTGGGCACGTGGTCTCGCACCCCCTCTCTGGACTCTTTGATCACCTTATCCATCTTGCCTATGATGAACAGCCTACCATCCCTGGCCTGCTGGAGAGACTTTTCAATTATGTCAAAGCCTATACCCCGTATTTTCATGTCCATCTGGAGAGCAGTAATACCCTCCTTGGTTCCGGCAACCTTGAAGTCCATATCCCCAAGATGATCTTCGTCCCCGATAATGTCGGACAGCACCGCGTATCTGTCACCTTCCTTAATGAGACCCATGGCAATACCGGCCACGGAAGACTTAAGTGGCACGCCGGTATCCATGAGCGCAAGAGATGCGCCGCACACTGTGGCCATGGAGGAGGACCCGTCGGACTCAGTAATCTCAGACACAACCCTAATGGTGTAAGGAAAATCCGCCTTTGTCGGCAAAACCGGGTGGATAGCCCTCCAAGCGAGTTTTCCATGCCCTATTTCTCTCCTACCTGGGGGACGAAGCGCTGCAGCCTCACCAACCGCATAAGATGGGAAGTTGTAATGCAACAAAAACCTCTCCCTCCGGTCTCCATCGAAGCCATCAACCACCTGTTCATCCTGCGGAGTACCAAGCGCAGTTATTACCAACGCCTGCGTGTCACCACGGGTAAACAGCGCGGAGCCGTGAGACCTGGGAATTAAATCGACTTCTATTTCAATGTTGCGTATCTGGTCAAAGCCTCTACCATCAACGCGCTTAAGCGTGTCCAAAACTCTAGAACGAACCAAAGACCGCTCAAATGTTTTGATCGCTAAGAGGACCTCTTGCTCAGTATACTCCCCACCGTCACTCACGTGTTTCTCGCACAAATCGGAGTATAGACTCTCCCTCGCAGCATCGAGCTGGAGCACCCTGGTCTTCTTGTTGTTGTCACCATAAGCAACCGAAAACCTCGTCGAATGGTCACCCCCTATACCAGATACTACCTTGCCTATATCGTGTGGAATAAACTCGGCTACATCCTTCGGGCCAGCAGCCTCAGCAAACTCTTCTATCAAATCCAAAACCTGAGTGCAGTTCTCGTGCCCGAAAGTCAAAGCACCAAGCATTTCATCCTCAGAAAGCTCAGATGCCTCTGACTCTACCATAACCACAGAGCTCTTGGTGCCCGAATAAAACATGTCGAGCTCGCTCCTGGCCAATTCCTCAGCCGAGGGGTTTAGTATATAGCGCCCCTCTTCCCTTATGTAGCCAATCTTCGCACCGGCTATAGGCGTGGAAAACGGTA of the Anaplasma centrale str. Israel genome contains:
- the lepA gene encoding translation elongation factor 4, with translation MGESTIRNFAIIAHIDHGKSTLADRLIEACNALSDRDMKDQVLDSMDIERERGITIKAQTVRLTYAAKDGVVYHLNLVDTPGHVDFSYEVSRSLAACEGSLLVIDSSQGVEAQTLANVYKAIENDHEIVTVLNKADLASSDPERVKSQVEEIIGLDASGALLISAKTGMGISDVLEAIVHRLPAPVGDANAPLKAILVDSWYDPYLGIVILLRVKDGVLKRGMKVAMLSTGAVYQVDNVGVFTPNKQMVDSLSVGEIGFITAGIKEIADCKVGDTLTEDSRRCDNPFPGFRATCPVVFCSLFPVDASSFEHLREALGKLQLNDSSFTFDMESSTALGYGFRCGFLGMLHLEVVQERLEREFDLDLTATAPSVVYRVTDKHRVTKEVHNPNDLPESHEILGVEEPWIAATIMVPDQYLGSILALCNSKRGEKVDLSYTGSMALLKYRLPLAEVVFDFYDSLKSVSKGYASLDWYVDGYVPTEISKLTILINSEPVDALSCIIHKSKVESRGREICERLKDLIPRQQYKVAIQAAVGAKIVARETISPYRKDVTAKVYGRDVTRKMKLLEKQKKGKKRLRSIGNVNVPQSAFIQALKMKD
- the pnp gene encoding polyribonucleotide nucleotidyltransferase — encoded protein: MFDITRKCVEWGDRLLVIESGKIARQADGAVVVDYGGTSVLSTVVSQKSKEPVDFLPLTVQFLAKSYAVGRIPGGFFKREGKPSDRETLISRLVDRSIRPLFPAGFCDEVVIVCNLLSYDQVSPPETVALIGAAAALAISGIPFSTPIAGAKIGYIREEGRYILNPSAEELARSELDMFYSGTKSSVVMVESEASELSEDEMLGALTFGHENCTQVLDLIEEFAEAAGPKDVAEFIPHDIGKVVSGIGGDHSTRFSVAYGDNNKKTRVLQLDAARESLYSDLCEKHVSDGGEYTEQEVLLAIKTFERSLVRSRVLDTLKRVDGRGFDQIRNIEIEVDLIPRSHGSALFTRGDTQALVITALGTPQDEQVVDGFDGDRRERFLLHYNFPSYAVGEAAALRPPGRREIGHGKLAWRAIHPVLPTKADFPYTIRVVSEITESDGSSSMATVCGASLALMDTGVPLKSSVAGIAMGLIKEGDRYAVLSDIIGDEDHLGDMDFKVAGTKEGITALQMDMKIRGIGFDIIEKSLQQARDGRLFIIGKMDKVIKESREGVRDHVPRMESMIIDKNKIKNVIGTGGKNVREICEKTGVKIEISQDGTVMIYAVSRDAVEEAKNMIMCIVSEPEVGKVFSGVISEIAKYGAFVSFLGGRRGLVHISEIKNEHIGSVSDVLAVDDKVKVLVIGIDKDHVQLSMRRVDQDSGDLLDCEPYSPHKKGGTQSGDAGGTSSSGFREYATGPARERRRSGSGGRPARRRSAGSSGGSGGYYGVSSHVGASDPVNGNDRHRGGGPQHASGGNKKPRFF
- a CDS encoding methyltransferase domain-containing protein produces the protein MSFDRRLVRHRRARACFASAPLFFEVAALICDRVAILLRNCPVSVLILGCRNGLVASELSRILPDGSGIVQCDVSLEMLAGVGGGLLVVADDEALPFKDCSFDFVISNLSLHNVNDLARVFARVRAMLRGGGAFVAATFGSGTLYGVKKALASAEGLRVAPRIQPFHSTPYMLECLQLCGLSGLVAEVSTVEMAYNSLYDLFHGLKNMGEGNTIRRNYEPLSRNVMERAWGLYKQSINEHDAAGAPVQFEIVVLKGNK